One Chanodichthys erythropterus isolate Z2021 chromosome 22, ASM2448905v1, whole genome shotgun sequence DNA window includes the following coding sequences:
- the macroh2a1 gene encoding core histone macro-H2A.1, translating to MSSRAGKKKVSRASRSSRAGVIFPVGRMLRYIRKGLPKYRIGVGAPVYMAAVLEYLTAEILELAGNAARDNKKGRVTPRHILLAIANDEELHQLLRGVTISAGGVLPNIHPELLSKKRGSKGKLEAVITPPPAERKSNTAKKAVVKKLAIKKSTRVKRRAADADGGAADGFTVLSSKSLFLGQKLQVVQADIATIESEAVIHPTNSTFHMGGEVGSALEKIGGKEFGEAVLELRKKNGPLEVAGAALTSGYGLPAKFVIHCNSPGWGSDKCEEMLDRTVKNCLALADEKKLKSVAFPSIGSGRNGFPKQTAAQLILKAISSYFVTTMSSSIKTVFFVLFDSESIGIYVQEMAKMDAN from the exons ATGTCCAGCAGGGCAGGGAAGAAGAAGGTCAGCAGGGCATCGCGCTCCTCCAGGGCTGGAGTGATCTTCCCGGTCGGCCGGATGCTGCGCTACATCAGGAAGGGTCTTCCCAAATACAGGATTGGAGTCGGAGCTCCAGTTTACATGGCTGCGGTTCTGGAGTACCTGACGG ctgaaatccTGGAGCTGGCGGGAAATGCAGCCAGAGACAACAAGAAGGGCCGTGTGACGCCCAGACACATCTTACTGGCCATCGCCAACGACGAGGAGCTTCACCAG CTGCTGAGGGGCGTGACCATCTCTGCCGGCGGAGTCCTGCCCAACATCCACCCGGAGCTGCTCTCCAAGAAGAGAGGCTCGAAAGGAAAGCTGGAGGCCGTCATCACTCCTCCGCCCGCTGAGAGGAAGTCCAACACCGCCAAAAAAGCAGTTGTCAAGAAACTGGCCATCAAAAAGTCCACGCGAGTGAAG AGACGAGCAGCTGACGCGGACGGCGGAGCGGCTGATGGATTCACTGTCCTCTCTTCCAAAAGTTTATTTCTCGGACAGAAG CTGCAAGTTGTTCAAGCTGATATTGCCACCATCGAAAGCGAAGCCGTCATTCACCCGACCAACTCCACCTTTCACATGGGTGGTGAAGTAG GAAGTGCTCTGGAGAAGATCGGAGGAAAGGAGTTTGGAGAGGCGGTTCTGGAGCTGCGCAAGAAGAACGGCCCTCTGGAGGTGGCAGGAG CGGCCCTGACCTCCGGATACGGCCTTCCTGCAAAGTTTGTCATCCACTGTAACAGTCCAGGCTGGGGCTCGGATAAATGTGAGGAGATGCTGGATAGGACGGTGAAGAACTGCCTGGCTCTCGCTGACGAGAAGAAGCTCAAATCCGTGGCCTTCCCGTCTATCGGCAGCGGCAG GAACGGTTTTCCGAAGCAGACGGCGGCTCAGCTCATTCTGAAGGCCATCTCCAGCTACTTCGTCACAACGATGTCCTCCTCCATCAAGACTGTGTTCTTTGTGCTGTTTGACAGCGAGAGCATCGGCATCTATGTGCAGGAGATGGCCAAAATGGACGCCAACTGA